In Trichlorobacter lovleyi, the DNA window TGTTCCTGGAGCTCCAGTCCGCCCGCCAGTTACACCTTTGCCCCTGGAACGGCAAACGGCAGTTATTCCCTCTATGCCTTTGCCAGGGATGCAGCAGGCAACAGCTCTACGTCAATTGCTGTAACAACGCAATTAACCGTGCTCCAACAGCAGTTGTCAGTGACCATTCTGGGGCTGTACGGTGGTGGAGGTTCAGTGACCAGTAGTCCCGCCGGTATCGCCTGCACCAGCGGTACCTGTACCGCAGAGTACGCCAACGGAACTGCCGTTACGCTGATACCTGCAGCGGATACGAGTTCTGCCTTTACTGCCTGGTCAGGTAACTGCACCGGCAGCAGCAACTGTACGGTCAGCATGACTGTGGACCGTAGTGCAACAGCCAGTTTCAGTCTGATTCCGCGGGCCAGGGTGGCAGGTATACCCTACGGCAGTCTTACCAGCGCCTATGCAGCTGTTCCTGCCAGCGGAGTGCTGGAGGCCCAAGCACTGATTTTTGTGGAAGACCTTAGCCTGAACCGTGGCATTCTGTTCTCTCTTACGGGTGGATTTTCCAGTGACTACAGCACGCGCAACGGCTATACCACCCTGCAGGGCAGGCTGACGATCAGTACAGGGACTGCCACTGTCGACCGGTTGATCATTAAGTAGCAGCCGGCACTACAGCCGCTGCTGATACACCAAGCCCCCTTCCGGACTAACCGGAAGGGGGCTTGGTGCTGCTGTGCAAGTAGTAACGTTTTACTTGATGATGATCTGATCCAGGACCAGGGTGCCGTTTTTGATGGTCAGTGGATAGGTGACTGAGGTGAAGTCTGTTGGTAAACGGGTGCTGAAGCCGCTGTCGGTGTAGCCGCCACGCAGTGTCACGGTGGTAGTGGTGCTATCAAAGGTAGCGTCGTTAGTCAGGTCGGGCAGCAGCATCATCCGGGCCAGGATAACGTCGCCGGAGACCGCACTTGTCAGTGCCGATTTAAGGGTGCCGTAGTAGGTATAGCTCGGGTCAGTCCCTTTCCTCAGGTTTTGCTGCAGGGTAAATGCTGCGCTAACGGAACTGTTTCCGGTAATAGTAAGCTTGCAGTAGGATGCGTCGGTCTGAGGAGTACATCCGGTCCAGCTTGCAAAGTTAGAACCGAGGTTTGGCTGTTCGTGCAAGGTAACTTCAGTGTTGTAGGCAACATCTACCGATGGGCAGCTCAATCCACT includes these proteins:
- a CDS encoding InlB B-repeat-containing protein, translating into MKRLQPTAFVLVLAGLLAVPAATHAVNASYRYDRLNRLTSVTYDNGMSIAYSYDKAGNLTKIARGVSGADVIPPTITAFSLPAENSSLVVPVSNFSATDNVAVTGYCVMATDSAAGCSWSSSPPASYTFAPGTANGSYSLYAFARDAAGNSSTSIAVTTQLTVLQQQLSVTILGLYGGGGSVTSSPAGIACTSGTCTAEYANGTAVTLIPAADTSSAFTAWSGNCTGSSNCTVSMTVDRSATASFSLIPRARVAGIPYGSLTSAYAAVPASGVLEAQALIFVEDLSLNRGILFSLTGGFSSDYSTRNGYTTLQGRLTISTGTATVDRLIIK